The Kribbella sp. HUAS MG21 genome includes the window CCCTGCTGGTACAGGAGCCGGTGCAGCGCGACCGGAGCGAGGAACAGGGCGACCGCCAGCGCCGCGGCGATCAGCGTGCCGGTGTACACGCCGTGGGTGAAGTCGTCCGCGCTGTGGAACGGCGCCTGGAACGCGATCCCGAGCAGGAACGCGAACAGGATCTGCGTCCCGGTCTGCATCAGCCGGAGCTCCTGCAGGAGCTCGTTCCAGTGCCGATCGAGGCGCTCGCCGGACGACTCGCCGTTCCGCTCGTAGCCCAGCGTGTCCGAGCCCATGTCTCAGCCTTTCGTCGGATGTCAGCTCCTCGGTACCCGGCCGGATGCCGACCGACACGCGCATGCGGTCCGCCGGGCAGGGCACCGGGAATGCCTCAACCGAGGAGGCGCTGAATGCGGGCACTGGTAGTGAACTGCACGTTGAAGCCGTCGCCGGCGCGATCGAACACCGATCAGCTGGCCGAGGTTGTCGTGGACGGCCTGCAGCGGGAGAAGGTGGAGGTCGAACGGGTACGGCTGGTGGACCTGACGCTGAAGCCCGGTGTCAGCAGCGACGAAGGCGCCGGTGACGACTGGCCGGCGGTGCACGACCAGCTGCTGCGCAGCAAGATCCTCGTGGTCGCCACCCCGACCTGGCTCGGGCGGCCGTCGTCCGTGGCCCAGCGGATGCTCGAACGGATGGACGCGATGCTGAGCGAGACCGACGACGCCGGCCGGCCGGTCGCGTACAACCGGGTCGCCGGGGTCGTTGTCACCGGCAACGAGGACGGCGCGCACCACGTGATCTCCGAGATCAGCGGCGCGCTCGGCGACATCGGGTACACGATCCCGGGCCAGTCGTGGACGTACTGGAACCGGGGACCCGGGCCCGGGCCGAGCTACACCGAAACCGCCGAGGGCCACGACTGGTCGGCCAAGACCGGCCGCGCGATGGCCTCGAACCTGGCCGCCGCTGCCAGGGCGCTCGCGGACAACCCGATCCCGGCGCCCAGCTGAGCCTCCACGCCGTGCGTGTGAACCGGCGCTGCGGGGTACTGGGGTCGCGTGAGCGAGAACGAGTGTGTGATCGAGGCCAAACCGGCGGACGTCTTCGCCGTCCTGACCGACGGGTGGTCGTACGCCGCCTGGGTGGTCGGCGCGTCCCGGATCCGGGACGTCGACCCGCCGTGGCCCCAGCCCGGCGGCACCATCCACCACTCGGTCGGCGCCTGGCCGCTGCTCATCGACGACACCACGACCTGCCTGGAGTACGACCCGCCACACCGCCTGCTGCTCCGCGTCCGCGTCTGGCCGGCAGGCCACGGCGAGGTGGAGTTCCGCGTCTCCGAAACGGCCGAAGGCAGCCGCATCGTGATGACCGAACAGGCAACCAGCGGCCCCATCTCACTCCTCCCCAAGGCCGCCGCCGACCTCGTCCTCCACCCGCGCAACGCCGAAACCCTGCGCCGCCTCAAACTCCTCGCGGAGAAGCCGTCCTGACCGATGGGGAAGATCGACCGGATCGCGGAACCCTGGGGAACACGGACGCCGTACGGCGCTGGTGAGCAGTGGCCGGTACGGGTGGACCTGCGGCTGGACGACGGGGTCACTCCGGCCGACGTCGACCGGTGGGTGCAGTCGGCGACGATCCTGCACTCGAACGGTGACGGACTCGACATCGCGGTCAAGGGCGACCGGATCGTGGGCGTCCGCGGCCGGGCCGCCGACCGGGTCAACCACGGCAGGCTCGGGCCGAAGGATCTGTTCGGTTACCAGGCGAACAACGCGGCCGACCGGCTCACGACGCCGCTGATCCGGCGGGACGGCCAACTCGTCGGGACCGACTGGGACACCGCGATGTCGGCGGTCGCCGGCCGGACGAAGGAGCTGCTCGCCGAGCGCGGACCCAGTTCGGTCGGCTTCTACACGACCGGCCAGCTGTTCCTGGAGGAGTACTACACGCTCGCCCTGATCGGTCACGGCGGCATCGGCACCAACCACATGGACGGCAATACCAGGCTCTGTACGGCGACCGCGGCCGCCGCGTTGAAGGAGTCGTTCGCGTGCGACGGGCAGCCGGGCTCCTACACCGACATCGACCACGCGGACGTCATCGCACTCTACGGGCACAACATGGCCGAGACGCAGACGGTCCTGTGGACCCGCATCCTCGACCGCCTCGCCGGCCCGAACCCACCCCGGCTGCTGTGCGTCGATCCCCGCCGCACGCCGGTCGCCGAGGCCGCGACCATCCACCTCGCACCCAAGCCCGGCACGAACGTCGCGCTGATGAACGCGGTCCTGCACGAGCTCGTCGCCAACGAGTGGGTCGACCGCGCGTACGTCGACCGGCACACGATCGGGTACGACGAACTCGAGAAGCAGGTCGCCGACTGCGATCCGGAGTGGGCGGCGGCGATCTGCGACGTGGAACCCGGCGACATCCGGGACGCGGCACGGCTGCTCGGTGCGGCGGAACGCCTGCTGTCGACGGTGCTGCAAGGCTTCTACCAGTCCCACCAGGCGACGGCGGCCGCCGTACAGGTCAACAACGTCAACCTGCTCCGCGGCATGCTCGGCCGGCCCGGCTGCGGGATCCTGCAGATGAACGGGCAGCCGACCGCCGAGAACACTCGCGAGTGCGGCGCTGACGGCGACCTGCCGGGCTTCCGGAACTGGGAGAACGACGAGCAGGTGGCCGACCTGGCGCGGGTCTGGAACATCGACCCGATGCAGATCCCGCACTACTCCGAGCCGACGCACCTGATGCAGATGCTGCGGTACGTCGAGGACGGGTCGATCCGGTTCCTCTACGTCAGCGGGACGAACCCGGCGGTGTCGCTGCCCGAACTGCGCAGGATCCGGGAGATCCTGAGCCAGGAGCGCCTGTTCCTGGTGGTTCAGGACATCTTCCTGTCCGAGACCGCGCAGCTGGCCGACGTGGTGCTGCCGGCCGCCACGTGGGGCGAGAAGACCGGGACGTTCACCAACGCCGACCGGACGGTGCACCTGTCCGAGAAGGCGGTCGAACCGCCGGGATCGGCGCGCGCGGACCTGGACATCTTCCTCGACTACGCGCAGCGGCTCGGCCTGAAGGACAAGGACGGGCAGCCGCTGGTGAAGTGGACGGACGCGGAAGGCGCGTTCGAGGCGTGGAAGGAGTGCAGCGCCGGAAGGCCGTGCGACTACAGCGGTCTGAGCTACGCCAAGCTCCGCGGCGGGAGCGGGATCCAGTGGCCCTGCAACGAGGAGCATCCGGACGGCACCGAGCGGATCTACGCGGACGGTGCGTTCTGGAGCGAGCCGTCGTACTGCGAGAGCTACGGCAAGGACCTGGTGACGGGAGCGCCGCTGGACGCGGTCGAGTACCAGGCGATGAATCCGGCCGGGAGGGCGGTGCTGAAGGCGGCGGAGTACCTGCCGCCGCACGAGCCGCCGACGCCGGAGTACCCGTACCTGCTGACGACCGGGCGGACGCTGTACCACTTCCACACGCGGACGAAGACAGGGCGCGTACGCCAGTTGCGCAACGCGGCGCCGGACGTGTGGGTGGAGATGTCGGCGTACGACGCGGATCTGCACGGCTGGGACGAGGGCGACCTGCTGCGGGTCAGTACGCCGCGGGGGACTGTGGAGGCGCGGCTTCGAATCAGTGGGATCCGGCCGGCGACGTTGTTCCTGCCGTTCCACTACGGGTACTGGGACGCGCCGAACGGACGTCCCGGCCGGGCGGCGAACGAGTTGACCGTGACGGACTGGGATCCGTGCTCGAAGCAACCGCTGTTCAAGTGCGCGGCCGCGAAGGTGGTCCGGGTCGCGGTCGGCGACGCGCCGTCGACGGCACCCACCACGACGGCGTCGAAACCGGTCGGCGGCGGTGTCCGGCGGACCGTCGGTGGTGTCGATGCGGCGGTGGTCGAACACCTGGAGGGGAGTCGGTGATGACCAACAAGGTGGGCCTGGCGATCCGGGAGTTGCACCGGTCCGAGAACGATCTGGCCGCGGAGCTGCTGCAGGCGTCCAGCCGGCACAAGGCCGACCACGACATCTTCTACGTCGGCCGGGACCTGGCCAGGTGGTCGCAGGAGCACGTCCGGGAGCTCGCGCGGCACGGCAAGAACTACGACGTCAACCTGGACGCCGAGCCGCACGACGAACCCGGTCTGCTGGCAGCGGTCCGGCAGAAGGGGGCCGAGCTGATCGGCGGGTACCACGACCCGGCGCTGCTGCTGCTCAAGGACCTCCGCGAGATCCATCGCAAGGCTGCCGGTGTCTCGCTCGACTGGGAGGTGCTGGCTCAGACCGCCCAGGCGTTGAAGGATTCCGAGTTGCTGGCGTTGACCAAGGCGTGCCACCCGCAGACGCTGCGTCAGCTCCGCTGGGCGAACGCGTCCTTGAAGGCGAACGCCGCTCAGATCATGGTGACGCCCTAGGTCACCGCAGGGCGGCTTGTTGGCGGAGGCGTTCGAGGCCGGCGGTCCAGAAGAGGTCGAAGTGGTGGATCTGGCCGTTCCGGATGCCGCCGTGGGTCAGGATGAAGTGTGTACCTCGCACCGCCGGGACCACGTCCACCAGGACCGTGCTCGGCTGGTGGCCGGGGTTGTCGAAGCTGGCCTGGAAGTAGTGCGGGGGTTCGCAGGTCGCCACGATCCCCGTCTCCTGGGTCTGGGGACCGGTCACGACCGTGAACCCGCCGTGTTCGGTGTCACTCAGTGCTACCGGTCCGAGCCAGGTGCTCAGGAGTTCGGGCTTGGTGATCAGGTTCCACAGACGCCCCGCAGCACAATCGAATGTCCTGACGTATCTGAGCTGAGGTGCCCGATTCGTGCGAGTCGTCCGTTGCGCGTCCGTCGTACGAGCCATATCCGACCTGTGCCCGTCGATTGCCCTCCGCAGTCGTTCGGACATAACTAGTCGAGAACGGTCGGCCGTGCGCTCTCGCCGGTGAGCCGTGACTCCTCGCGTCTGCGGGGCAGCATCAGGGCCGGCACCAGGGTGAGCAGGACCAGCACCCACGCGACCCAGTACGTCTGCGAGAACGCCGACGCCGCGTCGACCAGACCGCGAGCGATCGCCGCCGGGTCGAGGTTCAACTGGGCGAGGTTCTCCGGGCGGGTGTTCGACAGGATCGCCGCCTGGGTCTCGCGGAGCCCGCTGCCGAGGCCGGGGATGTTCTGCGTACCGGGGATCACCGGCGAGTCGTTGAGCTGGTTCGTCAGGATGACCGACATCGTCGCGACGCCGCACGAGGACGCGATCTGCTGGGTGATGTTCAGCAGCGTCGAGCCGCGCGCGACCTGCGGGCCGGACAAGGTCCGCAGCGCCGACGTGAACAGCGGCATCATCGTCGCGCCCATCCCGAACCCCATCACCACCAGCATCGCGATCAGCGCGCCGTACGACGTGGTCGCGGTGACCTGCGTCAGCCCGAACATGCCCACGACGATCAGCGCGATCCCGACCGGCACGATCCGCCCGACCGGCACCCGGTCGACCAGCCGGCCGGCGATCGGCATCGTCACCATTGCGCCAAGCCCCTGCGGCGCGACCAGCAGGCCCGCGTTCAGCGTGGACTCGCCGCGGATCTGCTGGAAGTACGTCGGCACCAGCAGCAGCCCGCCGAAGAACGCGGCAGCGAACAGGAACATCGTGATGATCGAGACGGTGAGGTTGCGGTTGCGGAACAGCCGCAGGTCCAGCAGCGGATGCTCCGGCCGGAACGAGTGCCACACGAAGGCCCCCATCAGCAGCACCCCGGCCAGCATCGAGGCCCAGACCCGCGGTGCGCCGAAGTCGCCGTTCTCGGCGGGCAGCGACGAGACGCCGAACAGGAACAGCGCCAGCCCCGGCGACATCAATGCCACGCCCAGGAAGTCGAACGATTCGGCCCGCTCCGGGTGGTCCTTCGCCAGCGCGAACCAGGCGTACACCAGCGCGATCACGCCCAGCGGCACGTTGATCAGGAAGATCCAGTGCCAGCTCGCCACCTCGATCAGCCAGCCGCCGAGGATCGGGCCCAGGATCGGCCCGAGCAGCATCGGGACGCCGAGGATCGCCATCAGCCGGCCCATCCGGTGCGGACCGGCGGCGCGGGTCATGATCGTCATGCCGAGCGGCATCAGCATCCCGCCGCCGAGGCCCTGCAGGACCCGGAACCCGATCAGCATGTCGATGCTCGTCGCGGTCGCGCACAGCGCGGAGCCCGCGGTGAACAGGAAGATCGCGGCCATGTAGAGCCGCTTGGTGCCGAACCGGTCGGCCGCCCAGCCGGTCAGCGGGATCACGGTCGCCAGCGCGAGCGTGTACGCCGTGACGGTCCAGGCGACGTGTGAGTACGCGATCGGGCTGTCCGGCGTCCCGAACTCGTCCTGGAACGTAGGCAGCGCGACGTTCACGACAGTGATGTCGAGGATCGACATGATCGCGCCCAGCACCACCACACCGGCGATCTTCAGGACCGCGGCGTCGATCTGGTCGGGGTACTCGGGCTGCGTCTCGGACTGGCTCACGATGGCTCCCCCCTCGCGGAACACAAGGACCCGTCCGAGACTACGCCCGGGCTCAGCGGGGGAGGAGGTCGGCCGCCTGGAGTTGTTGCCAGATGTCGGACTGGTCGACCACGGTGACGCCGAGCTTCTCCGCCTTGGTCAGCTTGGAGGCGCCGACGTCGGCCCCGGTGATCAGGAAGTCGGTGCTCGCCGAGACCGACGACGCGATCGTCGCCCCGGCCCGCTCGCACAGCCGCTGGAACGCGGGCCGCGCAACCTTCTCACCCGAGCGAGGATCGCTGATCGACCCGGTGACGACGACCGTCTTGCCGGCCAGCGGTGCGCCGGCCGCGACGACCGGCGGCAGGTCCTCCTCGCGTACGTCGAGTGACACGCCGGCCGCACGGAGTCGCTCCAGCTCGGGACGGAGTCGCTCGAGGTGCTCGATGAGCGAGGCGGCGACCTTCGGGCCGATGTCGTCCACGGCGACCAGCCCGTCGACACCCGCGTCGGCGACCTCCTCGAGCGAGCCGAAACCGGCGCGGCACAGCCGGGCCGCGGTGCCTTCGGAGGCCATCGGGATCGCGAGCCCGATCAGCGCGCGGCGCAGGCCGACCTGGCGGCTGGTGTCGATCGACTCGATCATCCGGGCCGCCGAGATCTCGCCGATCCGGTCGAACTCCAGCAGCCGCTCGGCGGTCAAGCCGTAGAAGTCCGACGGGTTCTCCAGGATCCCCGCCTCGGCGAGCCGCTCAATCCAGACCCCGCCGATCGCGTCGATGTCGGCGGCCGCGCGCGACGCCCAGTGGATCAGCCGGCGCACCGTCTGCGCGGGACAGGACACGTTGGTGCAGAACAGTTCGCGGCTGTTGCCCTGCTCGGTCAGCGGCTGCTCGCAGGACGGACAGACCGACGGCGGCACGATGTCCCGCTCCGCACCGGTGCGCTTGGACGCGTCGAGCACCCCGGCCACGAACGGGATCACGTCACCGGCCCTGCGGACCAGGACGGTGTCGCCGATCTTGATGTCGCGGGCGCGGATCACCTCCTGGTTCGCCAGCGTCGCGCGCGTCACCGTCGTACCGCCGACGAAGACCGGCTCGAGCCAGGCGACCGGGGCGATCTTGCCGGTCTTGCCGACGTCCCACACGACGTCGGCCAGTACGGTCGTCTTCTCCTCGGCCGCGAACTTGTACGCCAGCGCGCCGCGCGGCGAGCTCGACCGGGTGCCCGCGGCCGCGAACGCGCCGCGATCGGCCAGCCGCAGGACGGCGCCGTCGAGGTCGTAGTCGAGCTCGTTGCGCCGGCGCTCGATGTCGGCGATCACCGCCTGCGCGGCCGCGGCGTCGTCGCAGTGCCGCATGTCGGCGACCGTGAACCCCATCGCCTGCAGCGCGCGCTCCAGGTCGGTGTCGGTGCTCTCGCGGTCGGTGAGCAGGTCGAACGCGAGGAACTGCAGGCGGCGCTCGGCGACCGTCGCCGGGTCCTTGGCCCGCAGCGTGCCGGCTGCCGCGTTCCGCGGGTTGATCAGCGGCTTGTCGGGATGCGCGGCGTTGTAGGCGGCGAAGGTGGACCGCAGCATCACCGCCTCACCGCGGACCTCGATGCGATCCGGTACGTCGAGACGGTCCGGGACG containing:
- the ligA gene encoding NAD-dependent DNA ligase LigA, with amino-acid sequence MDVGERIQELADRIVVLRDAYYRGSPVVADAEYDAVEDELRALIEANPELAPDPNPLEQVGAPAVLHAPVRHSRPMLSLEKATRPEQVEAFFGRFPGQPVVVMPKLDGLSLAVVYEKGRLARAVTRGDGTTGDDVTPLVRALTDGVPDRLDVPDRIEVRGEAVMLRSTFAAYNAAHPDKPLINPRNAAAGTLRAKDPATVAERRLQFLAFDLLTDRESTDTDLERALQAMGFTVADMRHCDDAAAAQAVIADIERRRNELDYDLDGAVLRLADRGAFAAAGTRSSSPRGALAYKFAAEEKTTVLADVVWDVGKTGKIAPVAWLEPVFVGGTTVTRATLANQEVIRARDIKIGDTVLVRRAGDVIPFVAGVLDASKRTGAERDIVPPSVCPSCEQPLTEQGNSRELFCTNVSCPAQTVRRLIHWASRAAADIDAIGGVWIERLAEAGILENPSDFYGLTAERLLEFDRIGEISAARMIESIDTSRQVGLRRALIGLAIPMASEGTAARLCRAGFGSLEEVADAGVDGLVAVDDIGPKVAASLIEHLERLRPELERLRAAGVSLDVREEDLPPVVAAGAPLAGKTVVVTGSISDPRSGEKVARPAFQRLCERAGATIASSVSASTDFLITGADVGASKLTKAEKLGVTVVDQSDIWQQLQAADLLPR
- a CDS encoding SRPBCC domain-containing protein, encoding MSERLRRAIDGHRSDMARTTDAQRTTRTNRAPQLRYVRTFDCAAGRLWNLITKPELLSTWLGPVALSDTEHGGFTVVTGPQTQETGIVATCEPPHYFQASFDNPGHQPSTVLVDVVPAVRGTHFILTHGGIRNGQIHHFDLFWTAGLERLRQQAALR
- a CDS encoding SRPBCC family protein, with the translated sequence MSENECVIEAKPADVFAVLTDGWSYAAWVVGASRIRDVDPPWPQPGGTIHHSVGAWPLLIDDTTTCLEYDPPHRLLLRVRVWPAGHGEVEFRVSETAEGSRIVMTEQATSGPISLLPKAAADLVLHPRNAETLRRLKLLAEKPS
- a CDS encoding nitrate reductase; protein product: MGKIDRIAEPWGTRTPYGAGEQWPVRVDLRLDDGVTPADVDRWVQSATILHSNGDGLDIAVKGDRIVGVRGRAADRVNHGRLGPKDLFGYQANNAADRLTTPLIRRDGQLVGTDWDTAMSAVAGRTKELLAERGPSSVGFYTTGQLFLEEYYTLALIGHGGIGTNHMDGNTRLCTATAAAALKESFACDGQPGSYTDIDHADVIALYGHNMAETQTVLWTRILDRLAGPNPPRLLCVDPRRTPVAEAATIHLAPKPGTNVALMNAVLHELVANEWVDRAYVDRHTIGYDELEKQVADCDPEWAAAICDVEPGDIRDAARLLGAAERLLSTVLQGFYQSHQATAAAVQVNNVNLLRGMLGRPGCGILQMNGQPTAENTRECGADGDLPGFRNWENDEQVADLARVWNIDPMQIPHYSEPTHLMQMLRYVEDGSIRFLYVSGTNPAVSLPELRRIREILSQERLFLVVQDIFLSETAQLADVVLPAATWGEKTGTFTNADRTVHLSEKAVEPPGSARADLDIFLDYAQRLGLKDKDGQPLVKWTDAEGAFEAWKECSAGRPCDYSGLSYAKLRGGSGIQWPCNEEHPDGTERIYADGAFWSEPSYCESYGKDLVTGAPLDAVEYQAMNPAGRAVLKAAEYLPPHEPPTPEYPYLLTTGRTLYHFHTRTKTGRVRQLRNAAPDVWVEMSAYDADLHGWDEGDLLRVSTPRGTVEARLRISGIRPATLFLPFHYGYWDAPNGRPGRAANELTVTDWDPCSKQPLFKCAAAKVVRVAVGDAPSTAPTTTASKPVGGGVRRTVGGVDAAVVEHLEGSR
- a CDS encoding NAD(P)H-dependent oxidoreductase, yielding MRALVVNCTLKPSPARSNTDQLAEVVVDGLQREKVEVERVRLVDLTLKPGVSSDEGAGDDWPAVHDQLLRSKILVVATPTWLGRPSSVAQRMLERMDAMLSETDDAGRPVAYNRVAGVVVTGNEDGAHHVISEISGALGDIGYTIPGQSWTYWNRGPGPGPSYTETAEGHDWSAKTGRAMASNLAAAARALADNPIPAPS
- a CDS encoding DUF6328 family protein gives rise to the protein MGSDTLGYERNGESSGERLDRHWNELLQELRLMQTGTQILFAFLLGIAFQAPFHSADDFTHGVYTGTLIAAALAVALFLAPVALHRLLYQQGMRDQLVNIAHRLTSAGMAFLIASMCGGVLIALDVVLPRGAALVVVGAVLVWFVVFWALIPAYVRHKG
- a CDS encoding DHA2 family efflux MFS transporter permease subunit, translating into MSQSETQPEYPDQIDAAVLKIAGVVVLGAIMSILDITVVNVALPTFQDEFGTPDSPIAYSHVAWTVTAYTLALATVIPLTGWAADRFGTKRLYMAAIFLFTAGSALCATATSIDMLIGFRVLQGLGGGMLMPLGMTIMTRAAGPHRMGRLMAILGVPMLLGPILGPILGGWLIEVASWHWIFLINVPLGVIALVYAWFALAKDHPERAESFDFLGVALMSPGLALFLFGVSSLPAENGDFGAPRVWASMLAGVLLMGAFVWHSFRPEHPLLDLRLFRNRNLTVSIITMFLFAAAFFGGLLLVPTYFQQIRGESTLNAGLLVAPQGLGAMVTMPIAGRLVDRVPVGRIVPVGIALIVVGMFGLTQVTATTSYGALIAMLVVMGFGMGATMMPLFTSALRTLSGPQVARGSTLLNITQQIASSCGVATMSVILTNQLNDSPVIPGTQNIPGLGSGLRETQAAILSNTRPENLAQLNLDPAAIARGLVDAASAFSQTYWVAWVLVLLTLVPALMLPRRREESRLTGESARPTVLD